The DNA segment GCCATCCGAAAAAGGTGAAACTTTGATATTCGCTGCCAACGACAATGAATTTTCAGCTATTTCTAACTTTTGTTCGACACTCCGGCGGGTAGCGGCTTTTCGCCAATCACTACAAGCGGCCATTTACACGCCGATCAAGGATAGACCATGACCCTGCCCGTGCTTGCCGAACTGCCCGCCATTCTCCTGCCGTTGGTCAATCGATCCGAGCAGTCGTTCCGTACGGCCGTCGCCGCGCTGGATGACGATCACGGTCTGGCGAACTGGACGCCCGAGCGCTGGGCGCAGTTTGCCCGCGTCAGCGCCGCCAGCGAGTTTGTCATTGAACAGAGCGTTCGTGACCCTTTGATGTTGCTGTCGCTGGTGCAGTCCGGTGAACTCGACCGGGCGTTTGCGCCGGGCGAACTGTGCACGCAAATTGCTGCTGCGGTAAATGCCGCGCAGAGTGAAGATGAACTCGGCCGCGCCCTGCGCCGCCAGCGCGCGCGGCATCAGGTGCGGATCATCTGGCGCGACCTCACCCGCCAGGCCGATCTGGTGCAGACCTGTCGCGATCTTTCGGACATGGCCGATGCCACCATCGATCAAGCCTGTCAGTGGTTGTACAGCCGTCATTGCGAACAGTTCGGCACGCCGACCGGGCGCCGCAGCGGTCTGCCGCAACAAATGGTCATTCTCGGCATGGGCAAGCTCGGCGCCGTCGAATTGAACCTCTCGTCGGACATCGACCTGATTTTTGCCTATCCCGAAGGCGGCGAGACCGTCGGGGTGAAGCGTTCGCTGGACAATCAGGAATTCTTCATCCGTCTCGGCCAGCGCCTGATCAAGGCGCTCGACCCGATGACCGTCGACGGCTTCGTGTTCCGTGTCGACATGCGCCTGCGTCCGTACGGTTCGTCCGGCGCGCTGGTGCTGAGCTTCAATGCGCTGGAGCAGTATTACCAGGATCAGGGCCGCGACTGGGAACGCTACGCGATGATCAAGGCGCGGGTGGTGGCCGGCGATCAGGTCGCGGGTGCGCAATTGCTCGACATGCTGCGGCCGTTCGTTTATAGGCGCTATCTGGACTTCTCGGCGATCGAAGCGCTGCGCACCATGAAACAGTTGATCCAGCAGGAAGTGCGGCGCAAGGGCATGGCCGACAACATCAAACTGGGCTCTGGTGGTATCCGCGAGGTCGAGTTCATCGCCCAGGCCTTTCAGTTGATCCACGGCGGGCGCGACCTGAGCCTGCAACAGCGCCCTCTATTAAAGGTGTTGAGCACACTGGAGGGGCAGGGTTATCTGCCACCGGCGGTGGTCAGTGAGCTGCGTGAAGGCTACGAATTCCTGCGTTATACCGAGCATGCGATCCAGGCGATCGCCGACCGCCAGACCCAGATGCTTCCGGACAGCGCACAGGATCAGGCGCGCATTGCCTTCATGCTCGGTTTCGCCGATTGGGACGCTTTTCACGAGAAACTGATGTTCTGGCGCGGCCGGGTGGCCTGGCATTTCGCCCAGGTGATCGCCGATCCCGACGAAGAAGAGGGCGCCGAAAACGAAGTGGTGGTCGGCGGTGAATGGCTGCCACTTTGGGAAGAGGCGCAGGACGAAGAAGCCGCCTGCCGTCAGTTGCAGGAAGCCGGTTTTGCCGATGCGAGCAAAGCCCTGAAAGCCCTGGCCGGGTTGCGCAGCAGTCCGCAATTGCGCGCGATGCAGCGTTTGGGACGAGAGCGACTCGATGCGTTCATTCCGCGTCTGCTCGCACAGGCGGTGGAGCATGACAATCCGGATCTGGTGCTTGAACGGGTGCTGCCGTTGGTCGAGGCGGTGGCTCGGCGTTCGGCTTATCTGGTGCTGCTGACCGAGAACCCCGGTGCCCTGCGGCGTTTGTTGACGCTGTGCGCGGCGAGTCCCTGGATCGCTGAACAGATCACCCGCTTCCCGCTGTTGCTCGACGAGTTGCTGAATGAGGGCCGCCTGTTCAAGCCACCCTTGGCGCCGGAGCTGGCCGCCGAGTTGCGCGAACGGCTGACGCGGATTCCCGAAAACGACCTCGAGCAGCAGATGGAAGCCCTGCGCCATTTCAAACTGGCGCACCGCTTGCGCGTCGCCGCCTCGGAAATCGCCGGCAGCCTGCCGCTGATGAAAGTCAGCGATTACCTGACCTGGCTGGCTGAAGCGATTCTCGAACAGGTACTGGCTCTGGCCTGGCGCCAGACGGTGGCCAAATACGGCACGCCGCTGCGCACCGACGGCACCCTGTGCGACCCCGGCTTCATTATTGTCGGTTACGGCAAGGTCGGTGGTCTGGAACTGGGGCATGGTTCGGATCTGGATCTGGTGTTCATTCACGACGGCGATCCGCAGGCGGAAACCGACGGACCGAAGTCGATTGACGGTGCGCAATTCTTCACGCGGTTGGGGCAGCGGATCATCCATCTGCTGACGGCGCAGACCAACTCCGGCCAGCTCTATGAGGTCGACATGCGGCTGCGGCCCTCCGGGGCGGCGGGGTTGCTGGTCAGCTCGCTCGGCGCTTTCGCGCGCTATCAGGAAAATGAAGCCTGGACCTGGGAACATCAGGCCTTGGTGCGGGCGCGGGTGCTGGTCGGTAGTCAGGATGTCGGTCAGGCGTTCGAGAAAGTCCGCGCGCAGGTATTGGGCAAAGTCCGTGATCTGGCGAAGCTGCAGCAGGAAGTCAGCGAGATGCGCGCGAAGATGCGCGACAATCTCGGCACCAAGAGCACCGCAGCCGGCACGGCGGCCAATGCCTTCGAGGCCACGGCCTCATTCGACCTCAAGCAGGACGCCGGAGGTATCGTCGATATTGAATTTATGGTGCAATACGCGGCTCTGGCGTGGTCGCAAAGCCACCCGCCGCTGCTGCGCTGGACCGATAACATCCGCATTCTGGAAGAGCTGGAACACGCAGGGCTGATGCCTGCCGAAGATGCCAGCCTGCTGCGCGAGGCCTATAAAGCCTACCGCTCGGCCGCGCACCGGCAGGCCTTGCAAAAGGACGCCGGGGTGATCCCGGGCGACCAGTTTGTCGAAGAGCGCCGACAGGTCATGCGAATCTGGCGTGAGTTGGGGCTAAGCTGATCCACAGATGCATGGATGAATGCAAAACCCTGTAGGCCTTCGCCTGCTCACGATAGCGGAGTATCAGACGACATCATTGTTGAATGTAACGGCCCCATCGCGAGCAGGCTCACTCCTACAATGGATCTGCGGTGTATGCAGATTCAAGGCAAGACGAATAACCCATGTGGGAGCGAGCCTGCTCGCGATAGCGGAGTAACAGTCAGCAGTGATGTTGAAGGAAATGACCCATCGCCAGCAGCGCCGCTCCCTCAGTGATTCTCGAGGCGGGGAGGCGTAATTGCCTCCCCGGTTCGTTTTTGGAAAGCACATGAATATTTTGATCGTTGGGCCCAGTTGGGTCGGTGACATGGTGATGGCGCAGACACTGTTTCAGTGTCTCAGGCAGCGCCACCCGCAATGCGCAATCGACGTGCTGGCGCCCGAGTGGAGCCGGCCGATCCTTGAGCGCATGCCCGAAGTGCGCAAAGCCTTGAGTTTTCCGCTCGGCCACGGCGCGCTGGAACTGGCGACACGTCGGCGCATCGGCAAATCCCTCGCCGGGCAGTACGATCAGGCGATCCTGTTGCCCAACTCGTTGAAGTCGGCGCTGGTGCCGTTTTTTGCCGGCATTCCCAAGCGCACCGGCTGGCGCGGCGAGTTTCGTTACGGCTTGCTCAACGACGTGCGCACGCTGGATAAAGAACGTTATCCGCTGATGATCGAGCGCTTCATGGCCCTGGCCTACGAGCCGAACGCTGAATTGCCGAAACCCTACCCGCGACCGAGCCTGCAAATCGATCCGCAGACCCGCGAAGCGGCGCTGGCCAAGTTCGGCCTGAGCCTCGACCGCCCGGTGTTGGCCCTGTGCCCCGGCGCCGAGTTCGGCGAATCCAAGCGCTGGCCGTCCGAGCACTACGCCAAGGTCGCCGAAGCGCGCATTCGCGAAGGCTGGCAAGTGTGGCTGTTCGGCTCGAAAAACGATCACGCGGTCGGCGAAGACATCCGCGCGCGTTTGATTCCGGGCCTGCGCGAGGAATCGGTGAATCTCAGTGGCGGTACTTCGCTGGCCGAAGCCATCGACCTGCTGTCGTGTGCCGACTCGGTGGTGTCCAACGACTCCGGCCTGATGCACGTCGCCGCTGCGTTGAACCGCCCGCTGGTCGCCGTCTACGGTTCGACTTCGCCGGGCTTCACCCCGCCGCTGGCCGAGCAGGTCGAAGTGGTGCGCCTGGGCATCGAATGCAGCCCGTGCTTCGACCGTACGTGCCGATTCGGCCATTACAACTGCCTGCGCCAATTGATGCCGGACGCCGTCAACGACGCCTTGCACAAGTTGCACGGCTCCGTGGTCGAGGTTCATTAAGTTGCGGGTACTGTTGATCAAGACTTCATCGCTGGGCGACGTGATTCACGCGTTGCCGGCGCTGACCGACGCGGCCCGGGCGATCCCCGGAATCAAGTTCGACTGGGTGGTGGAGGAAGGCTTCGCCGAGATTCCGACCTGGCACCCGGCGGTCGGCAAAGTGATCCCGGTGGCGATCCGCCGCTGGCGCAAGAATCTGTGGAAGACCCTCACCAGCGGCGAATGGAAGCGCTTCAAGCAAAGCGTGCGCGCCAATAAATACGATCTGGTGATCGACGCTCAAGGCCTGCTGAAAAGTGCCTGGCTGACCCGCTACGTCAAAGCCCCGGTCGCCGGCCTCGATAAAACCTCGGCCCGTGAACCGCTGGCGGCGCGTTTCTATGATCGCAAACTGGCCGTGGCCCGTGGGCAGCACGCCGTCGAGCGGGTGCGGCAACTATTCGCCATCGCGCTGGGCTACGACTTGCCCAAAGGCCTGGGCGATTACGGCCTCAACGTCGAACGCCTGGTCGAGCTGCCGCGCAAGAACACCTTCGTGGTGTTCCTGCATGGCACCACCTGGGATACCAAGCACTGGCCGGAAATCTACTGGCGTGAGCTGACCGAACGGGTCGGCTACCTTGGCGTCGGCGTGAAGCTGCCGTGGGGCAATGAGCAGGAAAAAGCGCGCGCCGAAAGAATCGCCGCTGGCTTCAAACATGCCGAAGTGCTGCCAAAGCTGAATCTGGCCGGCGTCGGCAAAGTCCTTGCCGGCGCGCAAGCCTGCGTCGCAGTGGACACCGGCCTCGGTCATCTGGCCGCGGCGCTGGACGTGCCGACCCTCTCGCTGTTCGGCCCGACCAACCCGGGCCTGACCGGCGCTTACGGCAAACTGCAGATTCACCTGGCCAGCGATTTTCCGTGCGCGCCGTGCATGCAAAAGAAATGTACCTATCAACCGACCGCGCAGGATGCCCGTCAGTTTGACCTCAAGCGTGAACAGCCACTGTGCTTCACGCGTGTAAACCCCGAGCGTGTCGCCAGCCGACTGAGCACGTTGTTAATGGCTGAGGAGCTGCGTTGATGCAATTGGCATTCGTCCTGTACAAATATTTCCCGTTCGGTGGCTTGCAGCGAGACTTCATGCGCATCGCCCTCGAATGCCAGCAGCGCGGCCATCAGATCCGCGTCTACACGCTGATCTGGGAAGGCGACGTGCCGCCGGGCTTCGAAGTGCTGGTAGCGCCGGTCAAGGCATTGTTCAACCATCGCCGCAACGAAAAGCTCAGTGCGTGGATGCAAGCAGATCTTGCCAAGCGTCCGGTCGACAGGCTGATCGGCTTCAACAAGATGCCCGGACTCGACGTCTATTACGCGGCCGACGGCTGCTTCGAAGACAAAGCACAGAATTTGCGCAACTCGCTGTACCGTCGTTGGGGCCGTTACCGCCACTTCGCCGAGTACGAGCGCGCCGTGTTCGCGAAAGACGCGAAAACCGAAGTGCTGATGATTTCCGAAGTGCAGCAGCCGTTGTTCATCAAGCATTACGACACTCCGCTCGAACGCTTCCATCTGCTGCCGCCGGGCATTGCCCAGGACCGTCGACGCCCGGTGAATGCCGATGAAATTCGCGCCGGTTTCCGTGCTGAATTCAATCTCGGGGACGACGAGCTGCTGCTGGTGCAGATCGGTTCCGGCTTCAAGACCAAAGGCGTCGATCGCAGCCTCAAGGCGCTCGCCGCGCTACCCGCGGAACTGAAGAAACGCACCCGGCTGTTTGTAATCGGCCAGGATGACCCCAAGTTATTCCAGATGCAGAGCGCGACGTTGGGCCTTGGCGACAACGTGACGTTCCTCAAGGGCCGCAGCGATATCCCGCGTTTTCTGCTCGGCGCCGACCTGTTGATCCACCCGGCGTACAACGAGAACACCGGCACTGTGCTGCTTGAAGCGCTGGTCGCCGGCCTGCCGGTACTGGTCAGCGCGGTCTGCGGTTACGCCCATTACATCGCCGAGGCCGACGCCGGGCGAGTACTGGACGAACCGTTCGAGCAGACGCAGTTGACGCAATACCTGACTGACATGTTGAGCGACGACGCTGCACGGGCGGCCTGGAGCCGCAATGGTCTGGCCTTCGCCGAGACGGCCGACCTCTACAGCATGCCGCAGCACGCGGCCGATGTGATTCTGGCGGAGCACGCTTAATGAAGTTGATGCTGGCTGAACCGTTCAAAAGCCTTTGGGCCGGACGCGATCCGTTCGCCGCAGTCGAAGGCTTGCAGGGCGAGGTATACCGCGAGCTGGAAGCACGCCGGACACTGCGCACGGAAGTCGATGGCCACGGATTTTTCGTGAAGATCCACCGTGGCATCGGCTGGGGCGAAATCTTCAAGAACCTGCTGACGGCCAAGCTGCCGGTGCTCGGCGCGGGCCAGGAATGGCAGGCGATTCAGCGTCTGCAGGAAGTCGGCGTGCCGACCATGACCGCTGTCGCCTATGGCGAGAAGGGCAGCAACCCGGCGGATCAGCATTCGTTCATCGTTACCGAAGAACTGGCGCCGACCATCAGCCTGGAAGATTTCAGCATCGACTGGGTCAAGCAGCCGCCCGAGCCAAAACTCAAGCACGCATTGATTGCCGAGGTCGCACGCATGACCGGCATGATGCACCGTGCCGGCGTCAATCACCGCGATTGCTACATCTGTCACTTCCTGCTGCACACCGATAAACCGGTGACGCCGGAAGATTTCAAGCTGTCGGTGATCGATCTGCACCGCGCGCAGACCCGCACGGCGATTACCCAGCGCTGGCGCAACAAGGATCTGGCGGCGCTGTACTTTTCTGCGCTGGACATCGGCCTGACCCGCCGCGACAAGCTGCGTTTTCTCAAGGACTATTTCCAGCAGCCGCTGCGCCAGATCCTTGCCGAAGAAGCGCCGCTATTGAACTGGTTGCAAGGCAAGGCCGACAAGCTCTACGCACGCAAACAGCGTTACGGGGATGCGCTCTGATGGCGGGGTGGATTCTGGAGCCGGCCTACAGCGACCTCGCCGAAGATTTCGGCAGTCTCGAAGCGGTGTTTGCCCTGCAAGGCGAGCGCCTGACCCGCGACCCGTTGTCCGAGGTGATTCGCGTGCAGCGCAACGGCGTCAATTACTACGTCAAACGCTACGTCGGCGCCGGTAAAGGCTTGCGCCGTTACCTCGGCAAGCCACGGGTGAAGATGGAGTGGCAGAACCTCAAGCGCTTCGCCAAGTGGGGCATTCCCACTGCCGAAGTGGTCGCCTGGGGTCTTGAGCGACGCGGTGCAGCGTATGATCGCGGCGCGATGATCACCCGCGAACTGCCGCATACCGAAGACCTCTCTGCGCTTGCCGAACGCAAGGACCCGAAACTCAAGGATCGCGCCTGGGTCGACGGCATCAGTCAGCAACTGGCCGGTTATACCCGGACAATGCACGATCACCGTTTTACCCATAACGATCTGAAATGGCGCAACCTGTTGATTGACGATCAGGCGCACATCTTTCTGATCGACTGCCCCAATGGCGAGTTCTGGCGTGGCTTCTGGCTCAAGTATCGGATCACCAAGGATCTGGCCTGTCTCGACAAGCTCGCCAAATATCACCTGTCGAACACCCAGCGCCTGCGCTTTTACAAGCAGTATCGCCAGTGCGATCGGCTTGATAGCGCCGACAAGAAGCGGATTCGGCACGTGGTGAGATTTTTCGAGGGACGTGAATGACTGATTTTCTGGCCGAAGATGACCGCGCACTGCTGGCGCGTCATGGCCTGGACACTTTTGATGCGCTGTGGGCAAAAGAGCTTGAGGCCGTGGACGAACCCAATACCGCCGGCGGTGGCTGGAGCAGTGTGTTTCGTCTGAATCTGGAGGGGCAGGGGTATTACCTCAAGCGCCAGAGCAACTATCTGACGCGCACGCTGCATGCGCCGTTCGGCGAGCCCAGTTTTGCCCGCGAGTTTCGCAACATCAGCCGCTATCGCAAGCTCGGCATACCGGTGCTGCAAGCGGCGTTTTTCGGTGAGCGCAAGGTCAACGGTGAGGTTCGCGCGATTCTGCTGACCCGCGCGCTGGACGGCTGGAACGATCTGGATTCGCTGTTGCAACGCTGGGCGCAACTCGACCGCGCGCAGCAGTCGGCGATCCTGCGTGCCTGCGGGCAGCTGGCGCAGCGCCTGCATGGTGTGCGTCAGGTGCACGGTTGTTTTTATCCCAAGCATATTTTCTTGCGGGCCGTGGGTGACGAGTACCAGGCGCAATTGATCGATCTGGAAAAGACCCGGCCGTTGCTGTTTGGCGTGCGCGACCGCATCAAGGATCTGGAGCCGCTGCAGCGCCGTGCGCCGCAGTGGACCGAGGCGCAACTGCGCGAGTTGCTGGCCGCTTATCTGGATCAGCCTGGCGACAGCTCGCTGGTCGACAGCTGGCTTGCCCGGCTGACCGCGCGTCGCACGCACAAGGAGACGCGCTGATGCGATTGTCCGAACTGGCCAATGTCGGGCGTACCCCGGCGCTGCCGCTGACAGTAACGCTGGCCGATGCCGCCGGCAGTGCCGACTTGCAACTGTTGAGTCTGCTGCGGGTATTGCCGGGGCAGCGTTATGTGGGCGCCGGCGTCTGGCGCGGCCGACCGGTGCTGGCCAAGCTGCTGGTCGGCAGCAAGGCCGCGCGGCATTTTCAGCGTGAGCTGCAGGGCGTGCGTCTGCTGGCTGAGCAAGGCATGCCCACACCGCTGCTGCTGGCCGATGGGCTGACCAGTGGCGAAGGTGGGTGGCTGCTGTTCGAGTTTCTTGAAAACGCCGAAAGCCTTGGCGACGCCTGGGCGCAAGTCGAGTCTTTGCCGGCGCTCGCCGACGAGCAGTCCGCGGTGTTGGCCGAGGCGCTGGGCGCGATTGGCCAATTGCACGGCAAAGGCCTCTGGCAGGAAGACCTGCACCTGGACAATCTGCTGCGCCATGGCGGCCAGTTGTACTTGATCGACGGCGCCGGTATTCGCGCGGAAACCGCCGGGCAACCGTTGTCGCGGCAAAAGGTTCTGGAAAACCTCGGGGTGTTTTTCGCCCAGTTGCCCAAGACGCTTGAACCGTTCACCGAAGAATTGCTGGTGTATTACCTGCTGAGCAACAGCGAGCACGCGTTGCCGCTGGAAGCCTTGCAGAAACAGATCGACAAAGTGCGCCGTTGGCGACTGAAGGACTTCCTGCTCAAGGTCGGCCGCGAATGTACGCTGTTCAGCGTACGGCGCGGCGCATTCGGCCTGCGGGCGATCCGCCGCGAAGAAGAAGCGGCGATGGTGCCGGTGCTGGAGCAGGCCGATGCATTGCTTGATCAGGGGCATCTCTACAAGACCGGCGGCGCGGCGAGCGTCGGCAAGGTTCAGGTGGGCGAGCGCACGCTGGTGATCAAGCGCTACAACATCAAGGGATTTGCGCATTGGCTCAAGCGCTTCTGGCGGCCGAGCCGTGCGTGGCACTCATGGCGCGAAGGCAATCGCCTGGCGTTTCTCGGGATTGCCACACCCAAACCACTGGCCGTGCTGGAAAAACGTTTCCTTTGGCTGCGCGGTCGCGCCTGTCTGGTGACCGAGTTCCTGCCGGGACCGGACATCATTGAGCGCTTTGCGCCGTATGTCGAAAATG comes from the Pseudomonas granadensis genome and includes:
- the glnE gene encoding bifunctional [glutamate--ammonia ligase]-adenylyl-L-tyrosine phosphorylase/[glutamate--ammonia-ligase] adenylyltransferase — translated: MTLPVLAELPAILLPLVNRSEQSFRTAVAALDDDHGLANWTPERWAQFARVSAASEFVIEQSVRDPLMLLSLVQSGELDRAFAPGELCTQIAAAVNAAQSEDELGRALRRQRARHQVRIIWRDLTRQADLVQTCRDLSDMADATIDQACQWLYSRHCEQFGTPTGRRSGLPQQMVILGMGKLGAVELNLSSDIDLIFAYPEGGETVGVKRSLDNQEFFIRLGQRLIKALDPMTVDGFVFRVDMRLRPYGSSGALVLSFNALEQYYQDQGRDWERYAMIKARVVAGDQVAGAQLLDMLRPFVYRRYLDFSAIEALRTMKQLIQQEVRRKGMADNIKLGSGGIREVEFIAQAFQLIHGGRDLSLQQRPLLKVLSTLEGQGYLPPAVVSELREGYEFLRYTEHAIQAIADRQTQMLPDSAQDQARIAFMLGFADWDAFHEKLMFWRGRVAWHFAQVIADPDEEEGAENEVVVGGEWLPLWEEAQDEEAACRQLQEAGFADASKALKALAGLRSSPQLRAMQRLGRERLDAFIPRLLAQAVEHDNPDLVLERVLPLVEAVARRSAYLVLLTENPGALRRLLTLCAASPWIAEQITRFPLLLDELLNEGRLFKPPLAPELAAELRERLTRIPENDLEQQMEALRHFKLAHRLRVAASEIAGSLPLMKVSDYLTWLAEAILEQVLALAWRQTVAKYGTPLRTDGTLCDPGFIIVGYGKVGGLELGHGSDLDLVFIHDGDPQAETDGPKSIDGAQFFTRLGQRIIHLLTAQTNSGQLYEVDMRLRPSGAAGLLVSSLGAFARYQENEAWTWEHQALVRARVLVGSQDVGQAFEKVRAQVLGKVRDLAKLQQEVSEMRAKMRDNLGTKSTAAGTAANAFEATASFDLKQDAGGIVDIEFMVQYAALAWSQSHPPLLRWTDNIRILEELEHAGLMPAEDASLLREAYKAYRSAAHRQALQKDAGVIPGDQFVEERRQVMRIWRELGLS
- a CDS encoding lipopolysaccharide kinase InaA family protein, translating into MAGWILEPAYSDLAEDFGSLEAVFALQGERLTRDPLSEVIRVQRNGVNYYVKRYVGAGKGLRRYLGKPRVKMEWQNLKRFAKWGIPTAEVVAWGLERRGAAYDRGAMITRELPHTEDLSALAERKDPKLKDRAWVDGISQQLAGYTRTMHDHRFTHNDLKWRNLLIDDQAHIFLIDCPNGEFWRGFWLKYRITKDLACLDKLAKYHLSNTQRLRFYKQYRQCDRLDSADKKRIRHVVRFFEGRE
- the waaC gene encoding lipopolysaccharide heptosyltransferase I — translated: MRVLLIKTSSLGDVIHALPALTDAARAIPGIKFDWVVEEGFAEIPTWHPAVGKVIPVAIRRWRKNLWKTLTSGEWKRFKQSVRANKYDLVIDAQGLLKSAWLTRYVKAPVAGLDKTSAREPLAARFYDRKLAVARGQHAVERVRQLFAIALGYDLPKGLGDYGLNVERLVELPRKNTFVVFLHGTTWDTKHWPEIYWRELTERVGYLGVGVKLPWGNEQEKARAERIAAGFKHAEVLPKLNLAGVGKVLAGAQACVAVDTGLGHLAAALDVPTLSLFGPTNPGLTGAYGKLQIHLASDFPCAPCMQKKCTYQPTAQDARQFDLKREQPLCFTRVNPERVASRLSTLLMAEELR
- a CDS encoding lipopolysaccharide kinase InaA family protein, coding for MTDFLAEDDRALLARHGLDTFDALWAKELEAVDEPNTAGGGWSSVFRLNLEGQGYYLKRQSNYLTRTLHAPFGEPSFAREFRNISRYRKLGIPVLQAAFFGERKVNGEVRAILLTRALDGWNDLDSLLQRWAQLDRAQQSAILRACGQLAQRLHGVRQVHGCFYPKHIFLRAVGDEYQAQLIDLEKTRPLLFGVRDRIKDLEPLQRRAPQWTEAQLRELLAAYLDQPGDSSLVDSWLARLTARRTHKETR
- a CDS encoding lipopolysaccharide kinase InaA family protein: MRLSELANVGRTPALPLTVTLADAAGSADLQLLSLLRVLPGQRYVGAGVWRGRPVLAKLLVGSKAARHFQRELQGVRLLAEQGMPTPLLLADGLTSGEGGWLLFEFLENAESLGDAWAQVESLPALADEQSAVLAEALGAIGQLHGKGLWQEDLHLDNLLRHGGQLYLIDGAGIRAETAGQPLSRQKVLENLGVFFAQLPKTLEPFTEELLVYYLLSNSEHALPLEALQKQIDKVRRWRLKDFLLKVGRECTLFSVRRGAFGLRAIRREEEAAMVPVLEQADALLDQGHLYKTGGAASVGKVQVGERTLVIKRYNIKGFAHWLKRFWRPSRAWHSWREGNRLAFLGIATPKPLAVLEKRFLWLRGRACLVTEFLPGPDIIERFAPYVENGEAPEAELQALDLLFAQLISERISHGDFKGHNVFWQEDRWALIDLDSMCQHGSVGSFAQAYVRDRARFMRNWPQGSALYRVIDQRLPNEVADSSSANRTG
- a CDS encoding glycosyltransferase family 4 protein; the protein is MQLAFVLYKYFPFGGLQRDFMRIALECQQRGHQIRVYTLIWEGDVPPGFEVLVAPVKALFNHRRNEKLSAWMQADLAKRPVDRLIGFNKMPGLDVYYAADGCFEDKAQNLRNSLYRRWGRYRHFAEYERAVFAKDAKTEVLMISEVQQPLFIKHYDTPLERFHLLPPGIAQDRRRPVNADEIRAGFRAEFNLGDDELLLVQIGSGFKTKGVDRSLKALAALPAELKKRTRLFVIGQDDPKLFQMQSATLGLGDNVTFLKGRSDIPRFLLGADLLIHPAYNENTGTVLLEALVAGLPVLVSAVCGYAHYIAEADAGRVLDEPFEQTQLTQYLTDMLSDDAARAAWSRNGLAFAETADLYSMPQHAADVILAEHA
- the rfaP gene encoding lipopolysaccharide core heptose(I) kinase RfaP translates to MKLMLAEPFKSLWAGRDPFAAVEGLQGEVYRELEARRTLRTEVDGHGFFVKIHRGIGWGEIFKNLLTAKLPVLGAGQEWQAIQRLQEVGVPTMTAVAYGEKGSNPADQHSFIVTEELAPTISLEDFSIDWVKQPPEPKLKHALIAEVARMTGMMHRAGVNHRDCYICHFLLHTDKPVTPEDFKLSVIDLHRAQTRTAITQRWRNKDLAALYFSALDIGLTRRDKLRFLKDYFQQPLRQILAEEAPLLNWLQGKADKLYARKQRYGDAL
- the waaF gene encoding lipopolysaccharide heptosyltransferase II; its protein translation is MNILIVGPSWVGDMVMAQTLFQCLRQRHPQCAIDVLAPEWSRPILERMPEVRKALSFPLGHGALELATRRRIGKSLAGQYDQAILLPNSLKSALVPFFAGIPKRTGWRGEFRYGLLNDVRTLDKERYPLMIERFMALAYEPNAELPKPYPRPSLQIDPQTREAALAKFGLSLDRPVLALCPGAEFGESKRWPSEHYAKVAEARIREGWQVWLFGSKNDHAVGEDIRARLIPGLREESVNLSGGTSLAEAIDLLSCADSVVSNDSGLMHVAAALNRPLVAVYGSTSPGFTPPLAEQVEVVRLGIECSPCFDRTCRFGHYNCLRQLMPDAVNDALHKLHGSVVEVH